GCCCCGGGGCAACGAGCTATCCCTACGCCAGGGTCAGGCCCGGTACGTCATGCATAAGCATGCCGCGAGCCACGACCATTTCGATCTGCGTCTTGAGCAAGACGGGGTGCTGCGTAGCTGGGCCTTACCGAAAGGGCCCAGCCTTGTCCCCGGAGAGAGACGGCTGGCGGTGGAAGTCGAAGACCACCCCCTTGAGTATGGCGATTTCGAGGGGGTTATACCCCGTAAGGAATACGGCGGCGGCACGGTGATGCTCTGGGATACCGGCGCCTGGATACGGCACGGAAAGACCGGCGATGACCGGATCGACATCGAACTGCGCGGAACCAAGCTCGAAGGCCGCTGGTCCCTGGTCCGGACGAAGGGTGGCTCGAAGGATGGTAAGACGCGCGAAGATCACCGGCAGTGGCTGATGATCAAACGCCGGGATCGCACCCACCGCCGCTTGGAGCCTGACGACCTGAGTGTGGTATCCGGCCGTACGATGGATGAGATCGCCAGGGACCGAAATCGGGTCTGGTCGAGCGCCGAGACAGCGTCACCGTTAGATGCAGCGGATCTGCCCAAGGCTCGGAAAACCGCTACCTTACCAAACGTGCGTCCGCAGCTGGCGGTACTCAAGTCGGAGCCGCCGAGCGGTGAAGCCTGGCTGCACGAAATCAAGTTCGATGGTTATCGCCTGCTTGCGTACCTTGAGCAGGGTGAAGTCAGGCTGATGACCCGTAATGGCCACGACTGGACCCACCGCTTCCCCTCGCTGGTCACAGCCCTGCAGCGGTTGCCTGCGAAATCGGCTCTGGTAGACGGTGAGATCGTGGTATTCGAAAACGATGGCTCCACCAGTTTCCGCAAGTTGCAGGCGCGCGTCGGTGGCCGTGGCGATACGGTTAACGAGGCCGGCTTGGTGTATCAGGTGTTCGATCTGTTGCACTTGGATGGCTACGATTTGGTCCGTACACCGCTAACGGACAGGAAGGAAGCGCTCAAGACGGTGCTTGATGCGCGGCCCGATGCGACAAACGAGCCTGTGCGTTATTCCGACCATATTCGGGGATACGGGCCGGCCTTTCTGGGCGAAGTCAGTGAAATGGGGCTGGAAGGCGTGATTTCAAAGCGTGCTGACGGTCCGTATCGTTCCGGCCGTGATGCCAGCTGGATCAAGACCAAGTGTATCCAGCAGGATGAGTTCGTGGTTGGTGGGTACATGCCGCCTTCGGGAAGCCGCAGCGGATTTGGCTCATTGTTACTGGGGGCCCATGGTGAACGTGGGCTTGAGTACCAGGGGCGCGTCGGTGCCGGTTTCTCTTCAAGACAGCTGCGTTGGTTCGAAAAACAATTTCAGCGGACACACGCCGACGAT
The window above is part of the Marinobacter nanhaiticus D15-8W genome. Proteins encoded here:
- the ligD gene encoding DNA ligase D, which produces MAETLKTYRDKRNFQRTPEPRGNELSLRQGQARYVMHKHAASHDHFDLRLEQDGVLRSWALPKGPSLVPGERRLAVEVEDHPLEYGDFEGVIPRKEYGGGTVMLWDTGAWIRHGKTGDDRIDIELRGTKLEGRWSLVRTKGGSKDGKTREDHRQWLMIKRRDRTHRRLEPDDLSVVSGRTMDEIARDRNRVWSSAETASPLDAADLPKARKTATLPNVRPQLAVLKSEPPSGEAWLHEIKFDGYRLLAYLEQGEVRLMTRNGHDWTHRFPSLVTALQRLPAKSALVDGEIVVFENDGSTSFRKLQARVGGRGDTVNEAGLVYQVFDLLHLDGYDLVRTPLTDRKEALKTVLDARPDATNEPVRYSDHIRGYGPAFLGEVSEMGLEGVISKRADGPYRSGRDASWIKTKCIQQDEFVVGGYMPPSGSRSGFGSLLLGAHGERGLEYQGRVGAGFSSRQLRWFEKQFQRTHADDSPFVDAVPDSKGARWVQPELVVDVAFAQRSPRGVLRQPVFRGLREDKTADEVRVDDERETGADTEQQQAPRPPDKRTARSKDPRVAGVRITHPDRLLFPENGLTKLDLARYYASVADWLLPHSAHRPLAMVRCPEGRAGECFFQKSPGRTLSGRLEQVSISGNSGADKNLVYLDSAQDLVYLAQFGVIELHPWGSRVENVERPDTLTFDFDPDPSLEWRVIVSVARRLNEILDNAGLTGFPRITGGKGLHIVVPVEPEADWDTIKQFARFVSRILVQEQPKLMTTNMSKSRRKGRIFLDYLRNGRGATSIASYSVRARDGAPVATPLRWDEVARVGRGNRYTVANLPRRLSSLDRDPWADFEVARRRITVETLEKLEAGT